One Spirochaeta africana DSM 8902 genomic window carries:
- a CDS encoding tetratricopeptide repeat protein, protein MKRTVLVCVALLLAAGTATADTTFTANTAYYQVTSHVSEEHATAVAEELTALFDFFNSYFHFEPTELEQALQVRVFADRDAYHDYISRFIDRPGEDFVYLHYSDPSRSQLVGVADDTSQNRTALSHQGFIQFLRSFIPHPPLWMREGFAVYFESVRYDPEFATISYRENLAWLETLKAEAEAGLFRELDPEDILHMDTRQAQEQLEQFYPRAWGLVSFLLHSPVREYNRLMWDAISSLDRHASLEENNQRVVERSFRWVNSDTLKEDLQFYIETRQTFRGLVQEGIEYYADGQHERAEQRFIQALNLQDSNYIPFYYLGLINYTRGNYTLADFYYGTALDLGAEQALTLYALGVNAYADQRFEEAVELLNSTLELDPEQYQDKVDLLMARIQEEA, encoded by the coding sequence ATGAAAAGAACGGTTTTAGTGTGTGTAGCACTGCTGCTTGCGGCCGGAACAGCGACTGCCGATACGACATTTACGGCGAATACCGCGTACTACCAGGTAACCTCGCATGTCAGCGAGGAGCACGCGACAGCGGTTGCCGAGGAACTTACTGCCCTGTTCGATTTCTTTAACTCCTATTTCCATTTCGAGCCGACGGAGCTGGAGCAGGCGCTTCAGGTACGGGTCTTTGCCGACAGAGACGCCTATCATGACTATATCTCACGATTTATCGACCGGCCCGGCGAGGACTTTGTCTATCTTCATTACAGCGATCCATCACGCAGCCAGCTGGTCGGGGTTGCCGATGACACCAGCCAGAACCGTACCGCCCTCAGCCACCAGGGATTTATCCAGTTTCTCCGCAGCTTTATCCCGCATCCGCCGCTGTGGATGCGGGAAGGATTTGCGGTGTATTTCGAATCGGTGCGCTACGACCCGGAGTTCGCCACCATCTCCTATCGCGAGAATCTGGCGTGGCTGGAAACCCTCAAGGCCGAGGCCGAGGCGGGGCTGTTTCGCGAGCTGGATCCCGAGGATATCCTGCATATGGACACCCGACAGGCCCAGGAACAGCTGGAGCAGTTTTATCCCCGAGCCTGGGGGCTGGTATCCTTCCTGCTGCACTCCCCGGTTCGCGAATATAACCGCCTGATGTGGGATGCGATCAGTTCGCTGGACCGACATGCGAGTCTGGAAGAAAACAACCAGCGGGTGGTAGAGCGGTCTTTTCGGTGGGTGAACAGCGACACCCTGAAGGAGGATCTGCAGTTTTACATCGAGACTCGACAGACCTTCCGTGGTCTGGTTCAGGAGGGGATTGAGTACTATGCCGATGGCCAGCATGAGCGAGCTGAACAGCGCTTTATCCAGGCATTGAACCTCCAGGACTCGAACTACATCCCGTTTTACTATCTGGGCCTCATAAACTACACCCGGGGCAATTACACCCTGGCAGATTTCTATTACGGGACCGCGCTTGATCTGGGCGCCGAGCAGGCACTCACCCTGTATGCCTTGGGAGTAAACGCCTATGCAGACCAGCGCTTTGAGGAGGCCGTCGAGCTGTTGAACTCAACCCTTGAGCTGGACCCCGAACAGTACCAGGACAAGGTAGATCTGTTGATGGCGCGCATACAGGAAGAAGCCTAG
- a CDS encoding chemotaxis protein CheD: protein MDTQYHSKLKRTAYILHPGEYHATGDPVVISTVLGSCIAVVLYDRKARIGGMNHFLLPGSVDRTHLYTTSEGRYGLFAMELLINRMLKLGAAKERLEAKVFGGARMFKFDNTGTIARVSDSNVSFAFEYLHTEGIKIVSQEVGKDYARKVLFLPDTFQVFLKGIRKTVDEQRILAEEQRYLVSVRKSQPAASPEPELF from the coding sequence ATGGACACCCAGTATCATTCCAAGCTGAAACGGACAGCCTATATTCTGCATCCCGGCGAGTACCATGCAACCGGCGACCCGGTGGTCATCTCTACCGTCCTGGGCAGCTGTATCGCGGTAGTCCTGTACGATCGCAAGGCCCGTATCGGCGGAATGAACCATTTCCTGCTGCCCGGCAGCGTCGATCGGACCCACCTGTATACCACCAGCGAGGGTCGTTACGGCCTGTTTGCCATGGAGCTTTTGATAAACCGGATGCTGAAGCTTGGTGCAGCCAAGGAACGGCTCGAGGCAAAGGTATTCGGCGGTGCCCGCATGTTCAAGTTTGATAACACCGGGACGATTGCCAGGGTGTCAGACAGCAACGTCAGCTTTGCCTTCGAGTATCTGCACACCGAAGGGATCAAGATTGTTTCACAGGAGGTGGGCAAGGACTATGCCCGCAAGGTTCTGTTTTTGCCAGATACCTTCCAGGTATTTCTGAAAGGCATTCGTAAAACGGTCGACGAACAGCGCATCCTGGCCGAAGAACAGCGCTACCTGGTGTCGGTCCGCAAGTCCCAGCCGGCGGCAAGCCCCGAACCCGAACTATTCTGA
- the pcnB gene encoding polynucleotide adenylyltransferase PcnB codes for MLIRYTTGKNGKPVPLAKVYTAEEHGIDTSLIDYDAVRIARRLRRHGFQAYVVGGAVRDLLVGRVPKDFDMATDASPGQIRKLFRNSRTIGKRFRLVHIFFHDRKIIEVTTFRSLEDTGFNAVYGTIEEDAARRDFTLNSLYYDTEQNQVLDYTGGYEDIRARIVRPVIPLPRLFTEDPVRMIRAVKYQVRTGFRLTFRLRRRLQRSVGLLADTPPSRMSEEVFKIMMSGNSAGIVRSCYDFRMLQYMVPHLAAALRSDSDFATRFFRSLGTLDAHVLEHPADSRAVALAYFCAEFFYTRSEAGQQRRISTGDAYTELKQFLKPVTPPNREVEMAVQLLVRRRKAYHAAGEFSVPGNPELVEERKSRPRRRRRRSGRNQSSTAKKSE; via the coding sequence TTGCTGATTCGATACACTACTGGAAAAAACGGAAAACCGGTCCCTCTGGCCAAGGTTTACACAGCCGAAGAACATGGTATTGATACTTCGCTTATCGATTACGATGCGGTACGCATTGCCCGTCGTTTGCGCCGACATGGCTTTCAGGCCTACGTGGTGGGCGGTGCGGTGCGTGATCTGCTGGTTGGTCGGGTTCCCAAGGATTTCGATATGGCCACCGACGCCTCTCCCGGTCAGATCCGGAAGCTGTTTCGCAATTCCCGGACAATCGGGAAACGCTTCCGGCTGGTGCATATCTTTTTCCATGATCGCAAGATTATTGAGGTCACCACCTTCCGGTCGCTGGAAGATACCGGTTTCAATGCAGTGTACGGCACGATAGAGGAAGACGCTGCCCGTCGTGATTTTACCCTGAACTCACTGTACTACGATACCGAGCAGAATCAGGTGCTGGACTACACCGGGGGATATGAGGATATCCGCGCACGGATTGTCCGTCCGGTCATCCCGCTGCCGCGGCTGTTTACCGAGGATCCGGTGCGAATGATCCGGGCGGTCAAGTATCAGGTGCGTACCGGGTTTCGTCTGACATTTCGCCTGCGCCGCCGGCTGCAGCGTTCAGTCGGCTTGCTTGCGGACACGCCGCCGTCACGGATGTCCGAAGAGGTTTTCAAGATCATGATGTCCGGCAATTCGGCCGGAATTGTGCGCAGCTGCTATGATTTCCGGATGCTGCAGTACATGGTTCCACATCTTGCTGCGGCACTGCGCAGTGACAGTGATTTCGCGACACGCTTTTTCCGATCGCTAGGGACCCTGGACGCCCATGTCCTGGAGCATCCAGCCGACAGCCGGGCAGTGGCACTGGCCTATTTCTGTGCCGAATTTTTCTATACCCGAAGTGAGGCTGGACAACAGCGCCGGATATCCACCGGGGATGCCTATACCGAACTCAAACAGTTTCTGAAACCGGTAACCCCGCCCAACCGCGAGGTCGAGATGGCGGTACAGCTGCTGGTGCGTCGCCGCAAGGCCTACCACGCGGCAGGGGAGTTCAGCGTACCGGGAAATCCCGAGCTGGTTGAGGAACGCAAAAGCCGGCCCCGGCGGCGTCGAAGACGTTCCGGCCGGAATCAGAGCAGCACGGCCAAAAAATCAGAATAG
- a CDS encoding aminodeoxychorismate synthase component I, with protein sequence MKHAAIETMNRLGGAGTPFICLLDVENSHPRVLPIDSLNTAEISFATPLGEFPAAQHRTPIHIDPCSASSAAAADAALLTVHRPVCRQRYQSGFQVIRHGLLRGDSFLANLTYPVEIATPVSLYHIHRVAHARYRLWWRDHFTVFSPETFVTITPDGEIATFPMKGTIAADLPDAARQLMENPKEAAEHLTVVDLLRNDLGRIGRRVRVERYRYLDRIHSPAGDILQASSEIRAELGSGWRARIGDLLQELLPAGSITGAPKCRTMELIAEAEGEPRGYYTGVFGHFDGQQFCSGVMIRFIEQRPGGLPDASMLPGLRFRAGGGITIYSQEDEEYAELHTKVRIPVR encoded by the coding sequence GTGAAGCACGCAGCAATCGAAACCATGAATCGTCTGGGCGGGGCCGGAACACCATTTATCTGTCTGCTGGATGTGGAAAACTCCCACCCCCGGGTACTCCCGATTGACAGCCTGAATACAGCGGAAATCTCTTTCGCTACCCCACTGGGTGAATTCCCGGCCGCTCAGCACCGCACCCCCATCCACATCGATCCCTGCAGCGCGTCCTCGGCAGCAGCTGCAGATGCTGCTCTTCTTACGGTGCATCGCCCGGTCTGCCGACAGCGGTATCAGTCTGGCTTCCAGGTTATCCGGCACGGACTGCTGCGTGGGGATTCGTTTCTGGCCAACCTCACCTATCCGGTGGAGATAGCAACACCGGTCAGCCTCTACCACATCCACCGGGTTGCACATGCCAGATATCGCCTGTGGTGGCGTGATCATTTTACCGTATTCTCTCCCGAAACATTCGTTACGATTACCCCCGACGGAGAGATTGCCACCTTCCCGATGAAGGGCACTATTGCGGCTGATCTGCCGGATGCTGCCCGACAGCTGATGGAAAACCCCAAGGAGGCCGCGGAGCACCTGACCGTAGTTGATCTGCTGCGCAACGATCTGGGACGTATCGGACGCCGGGTCCGGGTTGAACGCTACCGGTACCTGGACCGGATACACAGCCCGGCCGGCGATATCCTGCAGGCCAGTTCAGAGATCCGGGCAGAACTCGGCAGCGGCTGGCGTGCTCGTATCGGCGATCTGCTACAGGAACTGCTGCCGGCCGGCTCGATCACCGGCGCCCCGAAATGCCGGACCATGGAGCTTATTGCAGAGGCCGAGGGCGAGCCTCGCGGCTACTATACCGGGGTGTTCGGGCATTTTGACGGGCAGCAATTCTGCAGCGGGGTTATGATCCGCTTTATCGAACAGCGTCCGGGTGGACTGCCGGACGCATCGATGCTGCCCGGCCTGCGCTTCAGGGCCGGAGGCGGGATCACCATCTACAGCCAGGAGGACGAGGAGTATGCAGAACTGCACACCAAGGTACGTATCCCGGTACGATGA
- a CDS encoding aminotransferase class IV, which translates to MQNCTPRYVSRYDENTGARYIETLRLEDGRPCFTREHLNRMASALSPAARCTPAQLLQCALQSVPSHAPGIYKLRFVYTDHGLHESVATPYIPQQLTRLCIRPLPTTQPLSRLYPHKYADRSIIERISRGLEATEGVVMRYNDLITDAGYASLAFRRGSGWYTPDTPLLPGTTRTRLLREGTIRAARITADEIGRYSELSIFNAMLPLGTICLPVSALHHDWSYSYD; encoded by the coding sequence ATGCAGAACTGCACACCAAGGTACGTATCCCGGTACGATGAGAATACTGGCGCCAGGTATATCGAGACACTGCGCCTGGAGGACGGCCGCCCCTGTTTTACCCGGGAGCATCTGAACCGCATGGCATCGGCGCTCTCTCCGGCAGCGAGGTGTACCCCTGCACAGCTGCTGCAGTGCGCCCTGCAGTCGGTTCCGTCACACGCCCCCGGGATCTACAAGCTGCGTTTTGTCTATACTGATCACGGCCTGCATGAATCGGTGGCCACACCCTACATCCCGCAGCAACTGACCAGGCTCTGCATCCGCCCGCTGCCGACCACACAGCCGTTGTCCAGGCTGTACCCGCACAAATATGCCGATCGCAGCATCATCGAGCGTATCAGCCGTGGCCTGGAGGCGACAGAGGGGGTGGTTATGCGCTATAATGATCTGATTACCGATGCAGGCTACGCATCCCTGGCGTTTCGCCGCGGCTCAGGCTGGTACACCCCTGATACTCCGCTGCTGCCGGGAACCACCCGGACGCGCCTGCTGCGCGAAGGGACAATCAGAGCAGCGCGCATCACCGCAGATGAAATCGGGCGCTACAGTGAGCTCAGCATCTTTAACGCGATGCTGCCCCTGGGCACGATTTGCCTGCCTGTTTCGGCACTACATCATGACTGGAGTTACTCGTATGATTGA
- the hisS gene encoding histidine--tRNA ligase produces MIEPRILKGFRDMLPQDERIRLRLQDILQRVFRSYGFVPIDTPLLEYTEILLGKGGGETDKQIYRFEDHGGRDVALRFDLTVPFARFMAAHYSELPLPFKRFHMAKVFRGENTQRGRYREFTQCDFDIVGVDSVSADFEILNLMADSFAALGTTGISLRVSHRGLFNQLLDRLGIAGETTEVLRLVDKLRKIGADKVREGLIALADDQAAEDILAFIQPLDNNQATLENMIRLAGGESAAAARLRGVLELATESSMAADVVLDPSITRGLDYYTGIVFETFLSDLPQIGSVCSGGRYNDLAGLYTKQLLPGVGASIGLDRLLAGLDELSRLPQLGPETQVLVFCLQEDCLSACHRVAGLLRADGWRVEVYPEAKKLPKQFAFAEKRGIPLGIIIGPEEQEAGTANLKDLRTRETIDGIPVAHISHQLRELAPEFSVSARHGGDSGL; encoded by the coding sequence ATGATTGAACCACGTATTCTCAAAGGATTCCGCGACATGCTGCCCCAGGATGAACGGATTCGTCTCCGGCTGCAGGATATCCTGCAGCGTGTGTTTCGCAGCTACGGTTTTGTGCCGATCGACACCCCGCTGCTGGAGTACACGGAAATCCTGTTAGGCAAAGGCGGCGGTGAAACCGACAAACAGATTTATCGCTTTGAAGACCATGGGGGACGCGATGTCGCCCTGCGCTTTGACCTTACCGTTCCGTTTGCCCGTTTTATGGCGGCCCATTACAGTGAGCTGCCGCTGCCGTTCAAACGGTTCCATATGGCCAAGGTTTTTCGGGGTGAAAACACCCAGCGGGGCCGCTACCGGGAATTCACCCAGTGTGACTTTGACATCGTCGGGGTAGACTCGGTATCCGCAGATTTCGAGATCCTCAATCTGATGGCGGACTCCTTCGCCGCGCTGGGCACCACCGGCATCAGCCTGCGGGTGTCACACCGAGGCCTCTTTAATCAACTGCTGGACCGACTGGGAATAGCCGGAGAAACCACCGAGGTTTTGCGACTGGTGGACAAGCTGCGTAAAATCGGCGCCGACAAGGTACGCGAGGGATTGATTGCGCTGGCAGATGACCAGGCTGCCGAGGATATACTGGCCTTTATCCAGCCACTGGACAACAATCAGGCCACCCTGGAAAACATGATCAGGCTTGCCGGCGGCGAGTCGGCGGCTGCCGCCAGGCTGAGGGGGGTGCTGGAGCTGGCAACAGAAAGCAGCATGGCTGCTGATGTCGTCCTTGACCCGTCGATCACTCGCGGGCTGGACTACTACACCGGGATTGTATTCGAAACATTTTTGAGCGATCTGCCGCAGATCGGCTCGGTCTGCTCCGGCGGTCGCTACAACGACCTGGCCGGGCTGTACACCAAACAACTGCTTCCCGGGGTTGGTGCGTCTATCGGGCTTGACCGGCTGCTGGCCGGGCTTGATGAGCTGTCCCGGCTCCCGCAACTCGGACCGGAGACGCAGGTGCTGGTCTTCTGCCTGCAGGAAGACTGTCTGTCGGCCTGTCACCGTGTTGCCGGCCTGCTGCGGGCTGATGGCTGGCGGGTAGAGGTATATCCCGAGGCCAAAAAACTCCCGAAACAGTTTGCATTCGCCGAAAAACGCGGTATTCCACTGGGTATCATTATCGGGCCAGAAGAGCAGGAAGCCGGCACCGCTAATCTGAAAGACCTGCGTACCCGGGAAACCATAGACGGCATTCCGGTTGCACATATCTCCCATCAGCTGAGAGAGCTGGCCCCTGAGTTCAGCGTTTCTGCCAGACATGGAGGCGACAGTGGATTATAG
- a CDS encoding helicase-related protein, whose translation MDYRQLPVYDQRSRILDALQDNQVIVVESPTGSGKTTQLPVILQEAGYTKQGMVGVTQPRRIAAVSVCDFIRRQLQPENPDFVAYKMRFEDHTTPDTHLKIMTDGTLLQEIKNDTRLQQYSVIVVDEAHERSLTIDFILGLLKRVLEERPEFRVIISSATINAEVFSEYFNKCPVIRIDTKTYPVQVIYHPPPTEQGYDGIIMRIADVVGRVVEQKADGDILIFASGEKFIKDTIRQLESMPYRRKLQIMPLYGRLSKEEQESVFDPPAKNKIKVVVATNIAETSVTIDGITTVIDTGLAKTNYYNPRTYTSSLVEGPVSRASANQRKGRAGRTRPGACYRLYSRDDFEARPLFAKEEIYRTDLSEVVLRMAEIGIRDFEDFDFISPPGRQGIIGAIDTLRDLQALESDNSLSEIGRTMARFPLLPRHSRIIIAAIYDYPQVMEEVLIGTSFLTCPTPFLLPPGEEVAARKAHHAFRDKRGDFVSFIRLFRSYRSARERTRFCERSFLDPEIMAEIRNVKDQLGEIVSELGVPLLGGGSPDDYLCAMASGLIQFVCVRDGRNQYRNLTTDRIQIHPGSVLFRTTPRFIVAGEIVRTTRMWARSVSPLEQELVKRVNPELLRQLQAAEKGRAPRTMQTENEVLIHGRAFPVRRLKGAKNLVELPWNDLKTLLRKGAGKLPPEIANRKAVVLYQDQEIFSREKIGVILAHARFIDPESDIVSSWPGRKQFSSAGLDALASQIHLVMKLTRTKKSARSLGFITLNTNSNGQYWFTVQRHYFSAVGESLAALEVLLDELPENSSPGSISTINETYRRLLSMYET comes from the coding sequence GTGGATTATAGACAACTTCCCGTTTACGACCAGCGCAGCCGCATCCTTGATGCCCTGCAGGATAATCAGGTAATTGTGGTGGAGTCGCCAACCGGCTCTGGCAAAACCACCCAGCTCCCGGTAATCCTGCAGGAAGCCGGCTACACCAAACAGGGAATGGTCGGGGTCACGCAGCCACGCCGAATCGCCGCGGTTTCTGTCTGCGATTTTATCCGGCGACAGCTGCAGCCGGAGAATCCGGATTTCGTGGCCTACAAAATGCGGTTCGAGGATCACACCACCCCCGATACCCACCTCAAGATCATGACCGACGGAACCCTGCTCCAGGAAATAAAGAATGACACCCGTCTGCAGCAGTATTCGGTGATTGTGGTCGACGAGGCTCATGAGCGCAGCCTGACTATCGATTTTATCCTCGGCCTGTTGAAACGGGTTCTGGAGGAACGACCCGAATTCCGGGTAATCATCTCCTCAGCCACGATCAACGCCGAGGTCTTCTCGGAGTATTTCAACAAATGCCCGGTTATCCGCATCGATACCAAGACATATCCGGTGCAGGTTATCTATCACCCGCCCCCCACCGAACAGGGGTATGACGGGATCATCATGCGGATCGCCGATGTCGTAGGTCGTGTGGTAGAGCAGAAAGCCGATGGGGACATTCTGATCTTTGCCAGCGGTGAAAAGTTTATCAAGGATACCATCCGACAGCTGGAGAGCATGCCATATCGCCGCAAGCTGCAGATCATGCCCCTGTATGGACGGCTGAGTAAAGAGGAACAGGAAAGCGTATTCGACCCGCCAGCAAAGAACAAGATCAAGGTAGTGGTTGCCACCAATATTGCCGAGACCAGCGTCACTATCGACGGGATTACCACGGTAATCGATACCGGTCTGGCCAAGACCAACTACTATAATCCACGCACATACACCTCGTCCCTGGTAGAGGGACCTGTTTCACGGGCATCTGCCAATCAGCGCAAGGGCCGCGCCGGGCGAACCCGGCCCGGTGCCTGCTACCGCCTGTATTCTCGCGACGACTTCGAGGCGCGCCCCCTGTTTGCCAAAGAAGAGATCTACCGAACCGACCTGAGCGAGGTTGTTCTTCGCATGGCCGAGATCGGCATCCGCGACTTCGAGGACTTTGACTTTATCAGTCCACCGGGCAGGCAGGGAATCATCGGCGCTATCGATACCCTGCGGGACCTGCAGGCGCTGGAGAGTGACAACTCGCTCTCCGAAATCGGTCGAACCATGGCGAGGTTCCCGCTGCTCCCGCGACATTCCCGGATCATCATCGCCGCGATCTATGATTATCCGCAGGTCATGGAGGAGGTTCTGATCGGGACATCCTTTCTTACCTGCCCCACCCCGTTCCTGCTGCCCCCGGGCGAGGAGGTAGCCGCGCGCAAGGCACATCATGCCTTCCGGGATAAGCGCGGGGATTTTGTGTCCTTTATCCGGCTGTTCCGTTCCTACCGGTCGGCACGCGAGCGTACCCGGTTCTGCGAGCGCAGCTTTCTTGACCCGGAGATTATGGCCGAGATCCGCAATGTGAAAGATCAATTGGGAGAGATCGTCAGCGAACTCGGTGTGCCGCTGCTTGGCGGCGGCAGCCCCGATGACTATCTCTGCGCTATGGCATCGGGACTGATCCAGTTTGTATGTGTTCGCGACGGGCGCAATCAGTACCGCAATCTGACCACTGACCGGATTCAGATTCACCCCGGCTCGGTACTCTTCCGCACCACCCCGCGGTTCATTGTGGCTGGTGAGATAGTCCGCACAACCAGGATGTGGGCCCGCTCGGTTTCACCGCTCGAACAGGAACTGGTCAAGCGGGTGAATCCTGAACTTCTGCGGCAGCTGCAGGCGGCCGAAAAAGGTCGCGCACCCCGGACCATGCAAACAGAGAACGAGGTTTTGATTCACGGGCGAGCCTTTCCGGTGCGACGACTGAAGGGTGCCAAAAACCTGGTCGAACTGCCGTGGAATGACCTGAAGACCCTGCTGCGAAAAGGAGCCGGCAAGCTGCCGCCCGAGATTGCCAACCGCAAGGCAGTGGTCCTGTACCAGGATCAGGAGATTTTTTCCCGAGAGAAGATCGGGGTTATACTGGCGCACGCCCGTTTCATTGACCCTGAAAGCGATATTGTTTCATCCTGGCCTGGCCGCAAGCAGTTCTCGTCGGCCGGGCTTGATGCACTGGCCAGCCAGATCCATCTGGTAATGAAACTGACCCGCACCAAAAAATCAGCGCGGAGCCTGGGATTTATCACCCTGAACACCAACAGCAACGGACAGTACTGGTTTACGGTACAGCGCCATTATTTCTCCGCTGTGGGCGAAAGCCTGGCAGCACTGGAGGTTCTGCTGGACGAACTGCCGGAGAACAGCAGTCCGGGATCTATCTCGACCATCAACGAGACCTATCGACGACTGCTGAGCATGTACGAAACCTGA
- a CDS encoding 3-dehydroquinate synthase: MELKVDSFRTRVHFDSTIALADGIDAAVVDASIAASAPIHGVDLSGLENRPTLEMQADEPAKQWENVARVLDLLLENGVARDGCLFGVGGGVLCDLAAFAASIYMRGIDCVLMPTTLLAMVDAAFGGKTGMNYGGYKNMVGTFHPARELLIQPDFLRSLPAHELHSGMGEVFKSALLMRGDLWELLRAHGRDLLQADRRDDREWQRVRPMWRDIIEQSLTVKGNIVAADFRESGQRAFLNLGHTYGHAAESVLGFGAVPHGTLVVWGIVRALHLGELLGITPTAYRQQVQDLASEMGYPLQITLPAGHSPEDLITAMRSDKKKRAGRVRFVLQRGPGETELRVVEEQLVLRSLESGVQLAARPATG, from the coding sequence ATGGAGTTGAAGGTGGATAGTTTTCGTACACGGGTTCATTTTGACAGCACAATAGCCTTGGCTGACGGTATCGATGCCGCTGTGGTCGATGCCAGTATTGCGGCATCAGCCCCGATCCACGGGGTCGACCTGTCCGGGCTTGAGAACCGTCCGACACTGGAGATGCAGGCCGATGAACCGGCCAAGCAATGGGAGAATGTCGCGCGGGTACTCGATCTGCTGCTGGAAAACGGGGTGGCCCGTGACGGATGCCTGTTTGGTGTCGGGGGCGGGGTATTGTGCGATCTTGCTGCGTTCGCTGCATCTATCTATATGCGTGGAATAGACTGTGTGCTGATGCCGACCACCCTGCTGGCAATGGTTGATGCCGCCTTTGGCGGCAAAACCGGGATGAACTACGGGGGATACAAAAATATGGTCGGTACCTTTCACCCAGCCCGGGAGCTGCTGATTCAGCCCGATTTTCTGCGCAGCCTGCCTGCACATGAACTGCATAGCGGTATGGGAGAGGTATTCAAATCAGCTTTGCTGATGAGGGGTGATCTCTGGGAGCTGCTCCGGGCACATGGCCGGGATCTGCTGCAGGCCGATCGTCGCGATGACCGGGAATGGCAGCGGGTACGTCCCATGTGGCGCGATATTATCGAGCAGTCACTGACGGTGAAGGGGAACATTGTTGCCGCCGATTTTCGCGAAAGTGGACAGCGTGCATTCCTGAACCTGGGGCACACCTATGGCCACGCGGCCGAATCTGTGCTTGGTTTCGGGGCTGTTCCGCATGGCACCCTGGTTGTCTGGGGTATTGTGCGGGCCTTGCACCTGGGTGAATTGCTGGGGATTACCCCCACCGCCTATCGGCAACAGGTACAGGATCTTGCCAGTGAGATGGGCTACCCGCTGCAGATCACGCTTCCTGCCGGGCACAGCCCTGAGGACCTGATTACGGCTATGCGCTCTGACAAGAAGAAACGCGCCGGTCGGGTTCGTTTCGTGCTACAGCGCGGTCCGGGTGAGACAGAGCTGCGGGTGGTCGAGGAACAGCTGGTGCTGCGCTCACTGGAAAGCGGGGTGCAGCTTGCTGCCAGGCCCGCCACCGGGTAG
- a CDS encoding ArsR/SmtB family transcription factor, whose amino-acid sequence MGAVQPCSAEYLADKSRRLKVCGHPLRLQLLCAIFHTGEPCVSQLWECVGQPQPVVSQHLAVLKENAVVSSEIKGNRRIYTIIDPFIREIVQAIINDEDVLASRRSPVASV is encoded by the coding sequence ATGGGAGCGGTTCAGCCTTGTTCAGCAGAATACCTCGCCGACAAATCCCGCCGGCTGAAGGTGTGCGGGCATCCGCTGCGTCTGCAGCTGCTGTGCGCGATTTTCCACACCGGTGAGCCGTGTGTTTCGCAGTTATGGGAGTGTGTAGGTCAGCCGCAGCCGGTTGTTTCCCAACACCTGGCGGTACTCAAGGAGAACGCCGTAGTCAGCTCGGAGATCAAGGGCAATCGGCGGATATACACGATTATCGATCCGTTTATACGAGAGATTGTCCAGGCGATCATCAACGACGAGGATGTGCTTGCCTCACGGCGCAGTCCGGTCGCCTCGGTCTAA